A region from the Sutcliffiella horikoshii genome encodes:
- a CDS encoding B12-binding domain-containing radical SAM protein — MKIIATTLNAKYIHTNLAIRYLKAYAEPEFNVDLVEYTIKDPVMNIVSDLIQKKPDVIGFSCYIWNIEETIKVMSMLKKINPELILVLGGPEVTYDVSEWLDRLTDVDFIVLGEGEITFKQLLQELQGEQNFESINGLAYRDGENKKISPQRNKVDLKELPSPYRFDEDLAQLGKRVTYFETSRGCPFSCQFCLSSIEVGVRYFDREKVKEDIRFLMNNGAKTIKFVDRTFNISRSYAMEMFRFLIDEHLPGTVFQFEITADIMRPEVIEFLNQEAPAGLFRFEIGVQSTNDSTNELVMRKQNFAKLSRTVTMVKEGGKIDQHLDLIAGLPEEDYHSFKKTFNDVFALRPEELQLGFLKMLRGTGLRIRSNDHAYIYMDHAPYEILGNNILSFDDIIRIKQVEDVLEKFWNDHRMDATVEHLVTHVFETPFDFFQDFGAYWDQQGWSRIGHQLEDLYKRLYSFLQEDKPQAVSVMESMMKYDYLRHQKFKPRKPWWQDRLEKEDRTNIYKQVIENPALLGDQFSAHNLNEKELYKHTMIESLQFDLAHYLNHDEIMEEESYVLVYFNQNTNKAEIYPIGSKARKTAS, encoded by the coding sequence ATGAAAATAATTGCCACAACATTAAACGCGAAATATATCCATACCAATCTTGCCATTCGCTATTTGAAAGCATATGCAGAGCCGGAATTTAATGTAGATTTAGTTGAATATACGATTAAAGATCCTGTCATGAATATAGTATCTGACCTCATCCAAAAGAAACCGGATGTCATAGGCTTCAGCTGCTATATATGGAACATAGAAGAAACAATCAAAGTAATGAGCATGTTAAAAAAAATCAACCCGGAACTTATCCTGGTCCTCGGTGGTCCTGAGGTGACCTATGATGTGTCTGAATGGCTTGACCGCTTAACGGACGTCGATTTCATCGTACTCGGCGAAGGGGAAATCACTTTTAAGCAACTGCTTCAAGAGCTACAAGGTGAACAAAACTTCGAATCAATAAACGGCCTTGCTTACCGGGATGGAGAGAACAAAAAAATCTCCCCTCAACGAAACAAAGTGGATTTAAAGGAACTGCCATCGCCATACAGATTTGACGAGGACCTCGCTCAACTTGGCAAACGCGTGACATACTTTGAGACAAGCAGGGGCTGTCCTTTCAGCTGTCAGTTCTGCTTATCATCCATTGAAGTAGGAGTTCGTTACTTTGATCGGGAAAAAGTAAAAGAAGATATTCGCTTTCTGATGAACAATGGCGCTAAGACGATTAAATTCGTGGACCGCACCTTTAATATCAGTCGCAGCTATGCAATGGAAATGTTCCGTTTCTTAATCGATGAGCATCTTCCGGGCACCGTTTTCCAATTCGAAATCACAGCGGACATCATGAGACCGGAAGTTATTGAATTTTTGAACCAGGAAGCTCCTGCAGGACTGTTCCGTTTTGAAATCGGTGTACAGTCGACCAATGACTCCACTAATGAACTTGTGATGCGCAAACAGAACTTCGCCAAACTATCCCGTACTGTCACGATGGTAAAAGAAGGCGGAAAGATAGATCAACACTTAGATTTGATTGCCGGGTTGCCTGAAGAAGATTACCACTCATTCAAGAAAACCTTTAATGATGTATTTGCCCTCCGTCCTGAAGAGCTGCAACTTGGTTTCTTGAAGATGTTGCGTGGTACAGGATTAAGGATTCGCTCGAACGATCATGCATATATTTATATGGATCATGCTCCATATGAAATTCTCGGAAATAATATTCTAAGCTTTGATGACATCATCCGAATCAAACAAGTGGAAGACGTTCTAGAAAAGTTCTGGAACGATCATCGAATGGACGCCACGGTCGAACATCTGGTTACCCATGTCTTTGAAACACCTTTCGATTTCTTCCAAGATTTCGGCGCATATTGGGATCAACAAGGTTGGTCAAGAATCGGTCATCAACTTGAAGACTTATACAAGCGTCTGTATTCCTTTTTACAAGAAGATAAACCTCAAGCAGTGTCTGTAATGGAAAGTATGATGAAATACGATTACCTCCGTCACCAGAAATTCAAACCTCGTAAACCTTGGTGGCAAGATCGTCTTGAAAAAGAAGATAGAACTAATATTTACAAGCAAGTGATTGAAAACCCTGCGTTATTGGGTGACCAATTCTCTGCTCATAACCTAAACGAAAAAGAACTATATAAACATACGATGATTGAAAGCCTTCAGTTCGATCTCGCACATTACCTTAATCATGATGAGATCATGGAAGAGGAAAGCTATGTATTAGTCTATTTCAACCAAAACACTAACAAAGCAGAAATTTACCCTATAGGATCTAAAGCAAGAAAAACTGCCAGCTGA
- a CDS encoding methylated-DNA--[protein]-cysteine S-methyltransferase → MYQYSNTTTPIGTIYVVCDANHLVRIEFDKEFLQKDKDADLYKYAPDDPLCELVITQLEEYFAGIRSEFEVPFHLEGTVFQKEVWKALSNIQYGEVKCYQDIAKEINRPLAVRAIGQANRRNPLPIVIPCHRVIGKNKDLVGYAGDKIGMKEELLKLEGVLV, encoded by the coding sequence ATGTATCAGTACAGCAACACCACAACTCCAATAGGTACTATTTATGTAGTATGTGATGCAAACCATTTAGTTAGAATCGAGTTTGATAAGGAATTCCTTCAGAAAGATAAGGACGCTGATTTATACAAATACGCTCCTGATGATCCATTATGTGAGTTGGTTATCACCCAATTAGAAGAATATTTTGCGGGTATTCGTTCAGAGTTTGAAGTGCCTTTTCATTTGGAAGGGACAGTATTTCAAAAGGAAGTCTGGAAGGCATTGAGCAACATCCAGTATGGAGAAGTGAAATGCTATCAAGACATTGCGAAAGAAATAAACCGACCGTTAGCAGTCAGGGCGATCGGACAAGCGAACCGAAGAAATCCACTGCCTATTGTCATACCTTGCCATCGTGTCATTGGGAAGAATAAAGATTTGGTAGGTTATGCCGGAGATAAAATTGGGATGAAAGAAGAGCTGTTAAAATTAGAAGGCGTATTGGTATAG
- a CDS encoding carbohydrate ABC transporter permease → MKKKRTYSKRSLREASQGYSFMAPTIFVLALFIIGPILYAFFLSFHKVQLLGTATYEFVGLSNFTNISDDSRALRALWNTFKYVIIVVPIQTLLALILAATLNAGLKGQSIFRIVYFLPTLTSSAVLTLIFMWMYNQNGLVNEILSIIGLPTYNWMGDPSVALIAIMIMNIWATAPFFMVIYLAALQDIPDSLYEAAELDGANAFKKFIYITVPNLRPVTSFVVIMGLIGTFQLFDQSFIFSGGSGGPDNSTLTVVLLIYQYAFKSLGTMGYAAAIAVMLSIVILVATLLQRKFSKEESLY, encoded by the coding sequence ATGAAGAAAAAACGTACCTATTCAAAACGATCGTTAAGAGAAGCGTCACAAGGCTATTCTTTTATGGCTCCAACGATATTCGTGTTGGCTTTATTCATTATTGGTCCTATTTTATATGCTTTTTTCTTATCTTTTCATAAAGTTCAGCTGTTAGGTACGGCAACGTATGAGTTTGTTGGCTTGAGCAACTTTACGAACATTTCCGATGACAGTCGGGCTTTACGTGCACTCTGGAATACTTTTAAGTATGTTATTATCGTGGTTCCGATTCAAACGTTGCTAGCACTTATTTTAGCCGCTACATTAAATGCAGGATTGAAGGGACAAAGTATATTTAGAATTGTTTATTTCTTACCGACCTTGACATCCTCTGCTGTATTGACATTAATTTTCATGTGGATGTACAACCAAAATGGATTGGTAAATGAAATTTTATCGATAATAGGCCTTCCGACCTATAACTGGATGGGAGATCCGAGTGTAGCATTAATCGCAATAATGATCATGAACATTTGGGCAACGGCCCCGTTTTTTATGGTCATCTATCTTGCAGCCCTGCAGGATATTCCGGACTCGTTATACGAAGCTGCAGAGCTTGATGGAGCCAATGCCTTCAAAAAATTCATCTATATAACTGTGCCGAATTTACGTCCAGTTACTTCTTTTGTTGTCATTATGGGTTTGATCGGTACATTCCAGCTTTTTGACCAGTCTTTTATATTTTCAGGAGGTTCGGGTGGACCGGATAATTCTACATTGACTGTGGTTTTATTGATTTACCAATATGCGTTCAAGAGTCTTGGTACAATGGGCTATGCTGCTGCGATTGCCGTCATGCTTTCCATTGTGATTCTAGTGGCAACATTATTGCAACGTAAATTTTCAAAAGAAGAATCTCTATATTAA
- a CDS encoding ABC transporter substrate-binding protein, with translation MKAKKWLASIGVTTMLIGGVLSGCSGGSSGSSEGSGDNVEITLAGWGGNPSETRLLKEALDSFEEKHPNIKVKHEVISDQYMDVMKTRLIGGEAPDVFYLDAFEAPALIETGVLEPLDDYVTDEFNVDDFEQPLLEAFQKDGVTYGFPKDYSTLALFYNKKMFEEAGVEVPTTWDELREVSKELTKDGVVGLGVAPELSRMYYIAESLGGEVVKDNKANFGDEKVIEALQPIIDQRNTDKTAVQATDVGANWGGEMFGQEKAAMVIEGNWAIPFLEDTFPNVEYGTAEIPTVNGEQSTMAYTVSYVMNAASEKKEASWKLIEYLTGPEGMEIWTSKGYALPTRKSVAEKLGFDQDEKRAALVAGASYATVWANGANLPTIMNNFNNQFVSAFLGKRPLDEALKEAEEQANREIGE, from the coding sequence ATGAAAGCAAAAAAATGGTTGGCTTCAATAGGTGTTACCACAATGCTTATAGGTGGAGTTTTGTCAGGTTGCAGCGGAGGAAGCAGTGGTTCTTCAGAAGGTTCGGGTGACAATGTAGAAATTACATTGGCCGGGTGGGGTGGGAACCCATCGGAAACACGTTTGCTGAAAGAAGCTCTGGATTCTTTTGAAGAAAAACACCCAAATATTAAAGTGAAACATGAAGTGATTTCCGATCAGTATATGGATGTTATGAAAACACGCTTAATTGGCGGCGAAGCACCTGATGTATTCTATTTAGATGCTTTCGAAGCTCCTGCTCTCATTGAAACTGGAGTACTGGAACCTCTTGATGATTATGTGACAGATGAGTTTAATGTAGACGATTTTGAACAACCGCTTCTGGAAGCTTTCCAAAAGGATGGAGTAACTTATGGATTCCCTAAAGATTATTCCACGCTTGCTTTATTTTACAATAAGAAAATGTTTGAAGAAGCTGGGGTAGAAGTACCAACAACATGGGATGAGCTTCGTGAAGTATCCAAGGAGCTGACAAAGGATGGGGTTGTCGGTCTTGGTGTAGCTCCGGAACTTTCAAGAATGTATTACATCGCTGAATCTCTTGGTGGAGAAGTGGTGAAGGACAATAAAGCAAACTTTGGGGATGAGAAGGTCATTGAAGCGTTACAGCCGATCATTGACCAACGCAATACAGATAAAACAGCTGTACAAGCTACAGATGTAGGAGCAAACTGGGGCGGAGAAATGTTTGGACAAGAAAAAGCGGCAATGGTAATCGAGGGTAACTGGGCGATTCCTTTCCTTGAGGATACATTCCCTAATGTTGAGTATGGGACAGCGGAGATTCCTACTGTAAATGGTGAACAATCGACCATGGCATATACGGTTTCCTACGTAATGAATGCAGCATCAGAGAAAAAGGAAGCCTCCTGGAAGCTAATTGAATATTTAACAGGTCCTGAAGGCATGGAGATCTGGACTTCAAAAGGATATGCGTTGCCAACTAGAAAATCTGTTGCGGAGAAACTTGGCTTTGATCAAGATGAGAAGCGAGCAGCACTGGTTGCTGGTGCGTCATATGCTACTGTCTGGGCAAATGGTGCAAACCTGCCTACTATCATGAACAATTTTAATAACCAATTCGTTTCAGCTTTCCTTGGAAAGCGTCCTCTTGATGAAGCATTAAAAGAAGCAGAGGAACAAGCGAACAGGGAAATTGGCGAATAA
- a CDS encoding DUF2087 domain-containing protein — MQLDKLVNYYKVMGDTTRIKLLVLLSTEEPLSGQELAERLGVKPPTISHHIAKLKEISAVYERREKNTVYYYLNQKALRQHSEGLFIVLERSGKGERTMEEQKEREQILQNFLAEDGKLKNIPAQRKKKLIIFEHILKDLEMGKKYSEKEINEHIKQFHEDFATIRREFIINHYMYREAGIYELNPTEMWAK; from the coding sequence CTGCAACTGGATAAACTCGTCAACTATTACAAAGTCATGGGCGATACAACTAGAATCAAATTGCTGGTCTTGTTATCTACCGAAGAACCACTAAGTGGACAAGAATTAGCAGAAAGATTAGGGGTAAAACCACCGACAATTTCCCATCATATCGCCAAGCTGAAAGAAATAAGTGCAGTGTACGAAAGAAGAGAAAAAAATACTGTCTATTATTACTTGAATCAAAAAGCTCTAAGACAACATAGTGAAGGTCTTTTTATCGTGTTAGAAAGAAGCGGAAAAGGGGAGAGGACAATGGAAGAGCAAAAAGAGAGAGAACAAATCTTGCAGAATTTCCTTGCTGAAGATGGAAAATTGAAAAACATTCCAGCCCAGAGGAAGAAGAAATTGATTATATTTGAACATATTTTGAAAGACTTAGAGATGGGTAAAAAGTATAGTGAAAAGGAAATTAATGAGCATATAAAACAATTTCATGAAGACTTTGCAACGATACGCAGGGAATTCATTATCAATCATTACATGTACCGTGAAGCAGGAATATACGAACTAAACCCAACAGAAATGTGGGCGAAATAA
- a CDS encoding DUF3905 domain-containing protein, with translation MSKKDKSLEVPYMEETMPHQINSPSFKGSNMKMEPPFINEHGVVIGDSKYNSEESPLNNWSDDIDPAIMAGDQWVHPTNDIGWNSAENRELVEKSKKPQGFPFTHPDKDVSYDRD, from the coding sequence ATGTCTAAAAAAGATAAATCATTGGAAGTCCCCTACATGGAAGAAACGATGCCACATCAAATCAACTCTCCTTCCTTCAAAGGCTCCAATATGAAAATGGAACCGCCATTTATTAATGAACATGGAGTAGTCATTGGGGACAGCAAATATAATTCAGAAGAATCTCCTTTAAATAACTGGAGCGACGACATTGATCCTGCTATCATGGCTGGTGACCAATGGGTTCATCCCACAAACGATATCGGATGGAACTCTGCTGAAAACCGAGAGCTCGTCGAGAAATCCAAAAAGCCCCAAGGCTTCCCATTTACCCACCCAGACAAAGATGTTAGTTATGACAGGGACTAA
- a CDS encoding PAS domain-containing sensor histidine kinase, with translation MIQHMVKEETRKLEAEIETLTAKLQKLEKENRFLQLTFEHANDAIILFNENVEFFQVNPKACELFELPKEELLQRKLHDFLDLMPKEEVEYQEAQLNELGELKNELIVRLDNGTIKFVEYSAVRNPDESGLDICIIRDISTKKQLEKESSKSKQMYHDVINRAVDGIVVFDRDGMFIDVNPAFCSNFAMPKLDLLQSKLDDFVEDGFQYKMTKIWNLLDNHGRVRGELPVVLHTGERKTFEVTITANIYDDYYLAIMRDVTEKRNMELQLKKSEERFREMFQHALDAIVLVDNNGQIKRANPAASRAFELPLDDLVRAKLHEFVPKNDKKVFSIVKQFGARGEIREELEFHMPNGQKKLLEFTANKGIIDGFNMIIFRNVSERRKMEKDLRESEQKFRKIFNNAMDGILLWDNKCNIIDANPNASKILGLSKEELMNNSLHWYIQHDQLGEIQEQWKECPESEELSGEVCLDGERGTQIIEYSAKKNVIEGLHMTIFRNITEKREMEDQLRKSDTLTVVGELAAGIAHEIRNPMTALKGFIQLLQNSMIEDQYAMYFDVITSELKRIESIITEFLVLAKPQAISYQRKNATVIMKETLDLLSAQASLENVQFITSIEEGLPDIYCEPNQLKQVFINILKNAIEVMPKGGTVSVGLEKIEGEQVLISIRDEGTGIPEDKLKKLGEPFYTTKERGTGLGLMVSYKIVEEHNGTIEVSSELGKGTTFHIKLPIGSPTVH, from the coding sequence ATGATCCAACACATGGTAAAGGAAGAAACCAGGAAGTTGGAGGCAGAAATAGAAACGCTAACTGCCAAGCTTCAAAAGCTGGAAAAGGAAAACAGGTTTCTGCAACTTACATTTGAACATGCCAATGATGCCATAATCTTATTCAATGAAAACGTCGAATTCTTTCAAGTGAACCCGAAAGCGTGTGAACTTTTTGAATTGCCTAAAGAGGAATTGTTACAGCGCAAGTTACATGATTTCCTAGACTTGATGCCCAAAGAGGAAGTAGAATACCAGGAAGCACAGTTAAATGAATTGGGAGAGTTGAAAAATGAATTAATTGTCCGTTTGGATAACGGAACAATCAAATTCGTGGAATATTCAGCTGTTCGCAACCCTGATGAAAGTGGACTTGATATATGTATCATCCGTGACATATCAACGAAAAAGCAATTAGAAAAAGAATCTAGCAAAAGTAAACAAATGTATCATGATGTAATAAATAGAGCAGTGGACGGAATTGTGGTGTTTGACAGAGATGGCATGTTTATCGATGTAAACCCTGCATTTTGTTCTAATTTTGCCATGCCTAAATTAGACCTCTTACAATCAAAGTTGGATGATTTTGTGGAAGACGGATTTCAATATAAAATGACAAAGATTTGGAACCTTTTAGATAATCATGGCCGGGTTAGGGGAGAGTTGCCGGTAGTTCTTCATACAGGTGAGCGTAAGACCTTTGAAGTCACCATTACCGCTAATATTTATGATGATTACTATTTAGCAATAATGAGAGATGTGACGGAAAAACGAAATATGGAGCTGCAGCTGAAGAAAAGCGAAGAGCGGTTCAGAGAAATGTTTCAACACGCATTAGACGCGATTGTATTGGTAGATAATAATGGCCAAATAAAACGGGCAAATCCTGCTGCAAGCAGAGCTTTCGAATTACCACTTGATGATTTGGTGCGAGCGAAGCTTCATGAATTTGTTCCTAAAAATGATAAAAAAGTATTTTCTATTGTAAAACAGTTTGGAGCAAGAGGCGAAATAAGAGAAGAACTTGAGTTTCATATGCCGAACGGACAGAAGAAACTGTTAGAGTTCACAGCTAATAAAGGAATAATTGATGGTTTTAACATGATAATATTTAGAAACGTCAGTGAACGAAGAAAGATGGAGAAAGACTTAAGAGAGAGCGAACAGAAATTCAGAAAGATTTTCAATAATGCCATGGATGGAATCCTTCTATGGGATAATAAATGCAATATTATAGATGCCAACCCTAATGCCAGCAAAATTTTAGGTTTATCCAAAGAAGAATTAATGAACAACTCCCTTCATTGGTATATTCAACATGATCAATTGGGTGAAATTCAGGAACAGTGGAAAGAGTGCCCTGAAAGCGAAGAGTTAAGTGGAGAAGTATGTTTGGATGGGGAGCGTGGGACGCAAATCATTGAATACTCTGCCAAAAAGAACGTCATTGAAGGATTGCACATGACCATTTTTCGAAATATAACGGAAAAAAGGGAAATGGAAGATCAACTTAGAAAATCAGATACCTTGACCGTCGTTGGAGAGTTGGCCGCAGGAATTGCCCATGAAATAAGGAACCCGATGACAGCATTAAAAGGATTTATCCAGCTTTTACAAAACAGTATGATAGAAGACCAATATGCCATGTATTTTGATGTAATCACCTCTGAACTAAAGAGAATTGAATCCATCATTACCGAATTCCTCGTATTGGCAAAGCCGCAGGCGATATCCTATCAAAGAAAAAATGCCACGGTCATAATGAAGGAAACACTGGATCTGTTAAGTGCCCAAGCATCTTTAGAAAACGTTCAATTTATTACATCCATTGAAGAAGGATTACCCGACATTTATTGTGAACCAAATCAACTAAAACAAGTATTTATTAATATATTGAAAAATGCCATCGAAGTTATGCCTAAAGGAGGAACTGTATCAGTTGGACTTGAAAAGATAGAAGGGGAGCAGGTACTGATTTCGATTAGGGATGAAGGAACCGGAATTCCGGAAGATAAACTGAAGAAACTTGGAGAACCTTTCTATACGACCAAGGAACGTGGAACAGGTCTGGGGCTTATGGTAAGCTATAAAATTGTAGAGGAACACAATGGTACCATTGAAGTCAGCAGTGAGCTTGGGAAAGGTACTACCTTCCATATAAAATTGCCGATAGGGTCACCTACCGTCCATTAA
- the mtnA gene encoding S-methyl-5-thioribose-1-phosphate isomerase — translation MTITTNLPLSVEWKDSYIRLLDQQKLPQETVFIDLHTINDVYDAIVTLKVRGAPAIGITAAYGLVLAANSYNIVNLDEFHSQLKKDRDYLATSRPTAVNLFWAIDRLLQVSLHASSVNEAKTNLVHEAIQIQLEDEATCRLIGEHALSLFQKNDKLLTICNAGSIATARYGTALAPFHLAKEKEFPLSAFACETRPVLQGSRLTAWELQQSGVDVTLITDNMAAHTIKTKNISAVIVGADRITANGDTANKIGTYGLAILAKAFGIPFYVAAPLSTFDLSKQTGEEIEIEERSPEEITHLGGKQIAPDDISVFNPAFDVTPSELITAIITEKGIIRGDYTKAISLLFKD, via the coding sequence ATGACAATTACTACTAACCTACCGCTATCTGTAGAATGGAAAGACTCTTATATTCGATTATTAGATCAACAGAAATTACCTCAAGAGACGGTTTTCATTGATTTGCATACCATTAACGATGTCTATGATGCCATTGTCACTCTTAAAGTAAGGGGGGCGCCTGCAATTGGCATAACAGCAGCATACGGGCTTGTTCTCGCTGCAAACTCTTATAACATAGTTAATTTAGATGAATTTCACAGCCAGTTGAAAAAGGACCGGGACTACTTGGCAACTTCTCGTCCGACAGCAGTAAACCTTTTTTGGGCAATCGACCGACTCCTACAAGTGTCTTTGCACGCTTCTTCCGTGAACGAAGCAAAAACAAATCTTGTTCATGAAGCAATTCAAATCCAACTCGAGGACGAAGCAACATGCAGGCTTATCGGCGAGCATGCTCTTTCCTTGTTTCAAAAAAACGATAAACTGCTGACCATCTGTAATGCAGGATCTATTGCAACGGCCCGTTACGGAACAGCATTAGCTCCATTTCATTTGGCAAAAGAAAAAGAGTTCCCATTAAGTGCTTTTGCCTGTGAAACAAGACCAGTTCTACAGGGATCGCGATTAACTGCCTGGGAGCTGCAACAATCGGGAGTGGATGTAACGTTAATTACCGATAATATGGCTGCGCACACCATTAAGACCAAGAATATTTCAGCTGTTATAGTCGGCGCTGACCGAATCACTGCCAATGGAGACACCGCAAACAAAATTGGCACATACGGACTTGCCATTCTCGCTAAAGCTTTTGGTATTCCGTTTTATGTAGCTGCACCTTTATCTACTTTTGATTTATCGAAGCAAACTGGAGAGGAAATTGAAATCGAGGAAAGAAGCCCTGAGGAAATTACCCACCTCGGAGGGAAACAAATTGCTCCAGATGACATTTCAGTTTTTAACCCGGCATTTGACGTTACTCCAAGCGAACTGATTACCGCCATCATTACCGAAAAAGGCATCATCAGAGGCGATTACACAAAAGCAATTTCTTTACTTTTTAAAGATTAA
- a CDS encoding DUF6176 family protein — protein sequence MNVELTRFRVKEGKSDRVKEWLKFLKDNMKDVLVTLEGENMYVETIFRENLNGEEFLYWYSVQGEGGQEVDQSEHWIDKKHLEFWNECIDATFKPIDLKTEVIMIPQKVRNSMI from the coding sequence ATGAACGTAGAATTAACGAGATTTAGGGTTAAAGAAGGTAAATCAGACCGAGTAAAAGAATGGTTGAAGTTTTTGAAGGATAATATGAAAGATGTTCTTGTTACGTTAGAGGGAGAGAATATGTATGTTGAAACCATTTTTAGGGAGAATCTAAATGGTGAAGAGTTTTTATATTGGTATTCAGTGCAAGGTGAAGGAGGACAAGAAGTAGATCAATCAGAACATTGGATAGATAAAAAGCATTTAGAGTTTTGGAATGAATGTATAGACGCTACCTTTAAACCAATCGACTTAAAGACAGAAGTGATTATGATACCTCAAAAGGTAAGAAACAGTATGATTTAA
- a CDS encoding carbohydrate ABC transporter permease, which translates to MKKKLSVGKALLYGILVLYAVITLVPFIWAVSSSFKTLEEIVSGTINFIPKNFTFDNYKQIFLEQELFPRWLLNSLIIGVAGTSLNLLFNSMAGYALARLSFPGRKTLFIIILAVLMIPAQVTMIPNYLILRELGWLNSYQGMIVPAMINATFIFMMRQFFINFPKELEEAAEMDGLSRFGTFFKIVLPLAKPALAAQAIFVFMGFWNDFMRPLIILSDPSMFTLPLGLNTFKGQYISYWNYIMAASMVFTLPVLLLYGFFNRYFIKGISFTGGK; encoded by the coding sequence ATGAAGAAGAAACTTAGCGTTGGAAAAGCATTATTGTATGGGATTCTCGTTTTATATGCAGTCATCACTCTTGTCCCTTTTATTTGGGCAGTCTCTTCTTCCTTTAAGACTTTAGAAGAGATAGTAAGTGGGACCATCAATTTCATACCTAAGAATTTTACATTTGATAACTATAAGCAGATTTTCTTGGAACAGGAGTTATTTCCTCGTTGGCTCTTGAACAGCTTGATTATTGGGGTTGCAGGAACTTCACTAAATCTGCTATTTAATTCAATGGCTGGTTACGCTTTGGCACGTTTAAGTTTTCCAGGACGTAAAACATTGTTTATTATTATACTTGCGGTCTTGATGATTCCCGCACAAGTAACAATGATTCCAAACTACTTAATTCTTCGTGAGTTAGGTTGGTTGAACTCTTATCAAGGCATGATTGTGCCAGCGATGATTAATGCCACCTTTATCTTTATGATGAGACAGTTCTTCATCAATTTTCCGAAAGAACTGGAGGAAGCCGCAGAAATGGACGGGCTTAGCCGATTCGGAACATTTTTCAAAATAGTACTTCCTTTGGCTAAACCTGCCCTAGCTGCACAAGCTATTTTCGTATTTATGGGATTCTGGAACGACTTTATGCGGCCGTTGATTATCTTGTCAGACCCTTCGATGTTCACACTGCCACTAGGTCTGAATACTTTCAAAGGACAATATATCAGTTACTGGAACTATATCATGGCAGCATCCATGGTATTTACATTGCCAGTACTACTCTTATACGGTTTCTTTAATCGCTACTTCATCAAAGGAATCTCCTTTACAGGAGGAAAATAA